The segment TAGCAGCGAAGAGAAATACCAGTAGCAGCAGCAGTAATACTAGAAAAACTTTACTGCTGCGGCGTTCGATTGGATAAAAGTAAGGTTGTGCAATGGACAAAAATCGCTTCCACAACTGAAAGTCAAATTTATTCATGGTTAACTAATAAAAAAAGAAAAGGTTGCTCGAAGAAAATATTCCCAGCGCGTGCCGCCTATAACAATAATTAACGCACCCTAACGCTTACCTGCCGGATAGTTTGAGTATGCGATACCTACCTATCAAGCAGATTTAGCCATAAGGACGGGGTGGCGGTAGCGTCAGCGAAGCCCTAGGCATTAGCCGTTAGCGCGTGCGTATAGGGGTGCAATCTAAGGTAGCTTAAGATAGAAATACTAAACAAACTCTGTCGGTCGCGTGGGACGCCCGATGCATATGTCCTCGTCAAGCCGCAATGCACTCGTGAATGCAGTCGGGCGTCCGTGAAGCCTAATGATTTTACGGTGGAATTTATCAAAGAGCGCTTGTCGAATCCCATAACCCTGTTGATATCCTAAACGTAGCCATCTCTAGATTTCCATGAACATTTTCAGCAATCTGCTTTCCCAACCATCTCAGCCCCCCCGCGAGAAAAAACAACGTCGAGGTATTGAAATTAAGTCGCAGCGCGAAATTGAAATTATGCGCGGGGCGGCGAAAATTGTAGCGACGGTGCTGAAAGAAATTTCCCAGATGGTGCAGCCGGGAATGACAACAGCGGATTTAGACGCCTATGCAGAAAAGCGCATCCGAGAAATGGGCGCAACGCCAAGCTTTAAAGGCTATCACGGTTTCCCCGGCTCTATTTGCTCTAGCATCAACAACGAAGTTGTGCATGGCATCCCTAGCCCCAAAAAGGTGATTCGCACGGGCGATGTCTTGAAAGTTGATACTGGTGCTTATTTTCAAGGGTTTCATGGCGACTCGTGCATCACCATTGCAGTTGGTGATGTGACGCCCGATGCGGCTAAGCTTATTCGCGTGGCAGAAGAAGCTCTCTACAAGGGAATCGAGCAAGTTAAAGCTGGAGCCTACTTGTTGGATCTTGCTGGTGCGATTCAAGACCATGTGGTAGCCAATGGCTTTAGTATAGTCGAGGACTTTACGGGGCACGGCGTCGGTCGCAATCTGCACGAAGAACCCTCTGTGTTCAACTTCCGCACTCGGGAAATGCCTAATGTTAAGTTAAGGGCTGGGATGACGTTGGCAATTGAACCAATTTTGAATCAGGGATCTCGGTT is part of the Microcoleus sp. FACHB-831 genome and harbors:
- the map gene encoding type I methionyl aminopeptidase encodes the protein MNIFSNLLSQPSQPPREKKQRRGIEIKSQREIEIMRGAAKIVATVLKEISQMVQPGMTTADLDAYAEKRIREMGATPSFKGYHGFPGSICSSINNEVVHGIPSPKKVIRTGDVLKVDTGAYFQGFHGDSCITIAVGDVTPDAAKLIRVAEEALYKGIEQVKAGAYLLDLAGAIQDHVVANGFSIVEDFTGHGVGRNLHEEPSVFNFRTREMPNVKLRAGMTLAIEPILNQGSRFTRTLADKWTAVTVDNSLSAQFEHTVLVTEDGYEILTDRSKV